The proteins below are encoded in one region of Podarcis raffonei isolate rPodRaf1 chromosome 8, rPodRaf1.pri, whole genome shotgun sequence:
- the LOC128419976 gene encoding cytochrome b-c1 complex subunit 6, mitochondrial-like — protein MGRQDEKALEGQSGDPEEEEEEEELVDPLTTLREHCEQIEKCVKARERLEECNARVSSKSNTEKCTEELFDFLHARDHCVAHKLFSKLK, from the coding sequence ATGGGGCGGCAGGATGAGAAGGCGCTGGAGGGCCAGAGCGGGGaccccgaggaggaggaggaggaagaagaacttGTGGATCCTTTAACTACTCTAAGGGAGCATTGTGAACAGATTGAGAAATGTGTGAAAGCTCGGGAACGTTTAGAGGAGTGTAATGCTCGAGTGTCATCCAAGTCCAATACGGAGAAGTGTACAGAGGAACTCTTTGACTTCTTGCATGCTAGAGACCATTGTGTGGCTCATAAACTCTTCAGCAAATTGAAATAA